One part of the Palaemon carinicauda isolate YSFRI2023 chromosome 23, ASM3689809v2, whole genome shotgun sequence genome encodes these proteins:
- the LOC137616943 gene encoding uncharacterized protein isoform X1, translated as MNKLFTVAIVTIVLTAVVQNSLAKKKNSWWTKRSLLPALPSKIYPDETLGSRVDENEEIQNPFAKITKNIEDSNLEKEINIALVYGILSPCFTYSSLQQYSPCHCIVHRILDVISREELKMNESNIKLSEY; from the exons ATGAACAAGTTATTCACAGTTGCTATTGTAACGATTGTTTTAACAGCGGTAGTACAGAACTCTCTCGCCAAGAAGAAGAATA GTTGGTGGACAAAGAGATCCCTCCTACCTGCGCTTCCATCAAAGATATATCCGGATGAAACTTTAGGTTCAAGAGTAGACGAAAATGAGGAGATACAAAATCCTTTTGCGAAGATTACGAAAAATATAGAAG ACTCGAATCTCGAAAAAGAAATCAACATCGCATTAGTCTACGGGATCTTATCTCCCTGTTTCACTTACTCCTCCTTGCAACAGTACTCTCCATGCCACTGTATCGTCCACCGGATTCTTGATGTCATATCGAGAGAGGAATTGAAGATGAATGAAAGTAATATCAAATTATCTGAGTATTAG